In the Chloroflexota bacterium genome, AGACGAGCTGCTCGCGGACCGAATCCGCAACACCGTCGCGAAACGAGCGAATTCGCACGTACTCGACGCCTTCGATATTCGTCGCTTGAACGGCAGGAACCCGAAGCGGCGCCCGGGTGACCGTCACCTCGCGGGCGGTGGCTTCCTCAGCCGCTTGCAGCGCAATGGTCACCGGGGTTGCTTCGGGGCCCCGAATTGCCCGCACAACGTCGGCCAGCGTCATGGATTCGGTCGACACACCATCCACCTGGACAATCGTGTCGCCAGAGCGGACGTCTGCTTCCGCCGCTGGACTTCCGGGCAGAACCTCGCGCACGATGGGCGAGCCGGTCGACCCCGGAGCAGCCAGCGTCACGCCGATGCCCACGATGCCGCCCTCCTGTCGGGCCTGCACGGCTCGTCGATCGAGAAACACCGAGTCAGAATCCCCGATGCTGTCGAGCAGGCCGCGAATCGTCCCGTCGGCGACGGCGTTCACGTCACCGCGCGTCCCAATCTTGTCGACGAACGTCTGGAAGGCTCGCGCCAGTCGAAGCCAGTCCTGCTCGTCATTGCCCGTCGAGGTCAACGGCACGGTTTCGACCAAGGCCGAATCGATCGGCATGAGGCCGGCTTCCACGGCGGCGTCGTGGAAGCCATTCATTGCGCCCCGCACGAGGG is a window encoding:
- a CDS encoding S41 family peptidase translates to MDLDSVYRTVADEYVDHVDGATLVRGAMNGFHDAAVEAGLMPIDSALVETVPLTSTGNDEQDWLRLARAFQTFVDKIGTRGDVNAVADGTIRGLLDSIGDSDSVFLDRRAVQARQEGGIVGIGVTLAAPGSTGSPIVREVLPGSPAAEADVRSGDTIVQVDGVSTESMTLADVVRAIRGPEATPVTIALQAAEEATAREVTVTRAPLRVPAVQATNIEGVEYVRIRSFRDGVADSVREQLVSSLDRGASGWVVDLRGNSGGSLTEVASVASIFLGDDIVGIEIDRARRRVPIQGRGAPIGSRPTTIVLVDEGTASGAEVLAAALKERGLATLVGMPTAGRVRVGSVIPLSDGSAAQITTERVLSPSGGDLDGIGVRPDVLVSESADDWVHGDDPQLDRALAELGARP